One window from the genome of Eriocheir sinensis breed Jianghai 21 chromosome 7, ASM2467909v1, whole genome shotgun sequence encodes:
- the LOC126991737 gene encoding uncharacterized protein LOC126991737 isoform X3: protein MGVSDCGVCGKGVGRGSAGVCCERCEVWCHQPCVDIKTNSRLLQHTLLIFLCLACKNVTKDEWRRDRQKTDKNVQTETSNEEKAVQTTPKDTLEDRGVQTTTVEAPKDTLEDRGVQTTTVEPPKDTLEDRGVQTTAVAAPKDTLEDRGVQTTAVAAPKDTLEDRGVQTTAVAAPKDTLEDRGVQTTAVAAPKDTLEDRGVQTTAVAAPKDTLEDRGVQTTAVAAPKEDHVEREVQTAETLKERPDQATETARPRRTTEMKVKRAPIRIIGDSMMKNAHWHVKCNMDGSGCTSMSGAQIRNIKKRVQHDAGDLKDGLLIVQGGGNALEYVGQEDTVKDVVDSVKAVEGKGMKVAVVGIMRRPREGPQYERLRRSTNKRIQEEMMKMKIEWTRGKKGDVSFIDMDGVLRGDAAFDVDGVHLSGNGNRRMGERLREWVRMKSLYAVGTV from the exons ATGGGTGTGAGTGACTGTGGCGTGTGTGGCAAGGGAGTGGGCAGGGGCAGCGCCGGTGTGTGCTGCGAGAGGTGTGAGGTGTGGTGCCACCAGCCGTGCGTGGACATCAAGACCAACTCGCGGCTCCTGCAGCACACCCTGCTCATCTTCCTATGCCTGGCGTGCAAGAACGTGACGAAGGACGAGTGGCGAAGAGACAGGCAGAAGACGGACAAGAACGTGCAGACGGAGACCAGCAACGAGGAGAAGGCAGTCCAGACgacccccaaggacaccctggaggacagaggtgtccagacgaccaccgtggaggcccccaaggacaccctggaggacagaggAGTCCAGACGACTACCGTGGAGCCCCCCAAg gacaccctggaggacaggggagtccagacaacagctgtggctgcccccaaggacaccctggaggacaggggagtccagacaacagctgtggctgcccccaaggacaccctggaggacaggggagtccagacaacagccgtggctgcccccaaggacaccctggaggacaggggagtccagacaacagccgtggctgcccccaaggacaccctggaggacaggggagtccagacaacagccgtggctgcccccaaggacaccctggaggacaggggagtccagacaacagccgtggctgcccccaaggagGACCATGTGGAGAGAGAGGTTCAGACTGCTGAGACCCTCAAGGAAAGACCAGACCAAGCGACAGAAACAGCAAGGCCTAGACGGACaacagaaatgaaggtgaagagggcCCCCATCCGTATCATTGGAGACAGTATGATGAAGAATGCGCACTGGCACGTTAAGTGCAACATGGACGGCAGTGGCTGCACCAGCATGAGTGGTGCCCAGATCaggaacatcaagaaaagagtgCAGCATGATGCGGGCGACTTGAAAGACGGACTGCtgatcgtccagggtggtgggaaCGCCCTGGAGTACGTCGGACAGGAAGACACAGTGAAGGATGTAGTAGACTCTGTGAAggcagtggaaggaaaaggaatgaaggttgCAGTTGTGGGAATTATGAGACGCCCAAGGGAAGGACCACAGTACGAGAGACTGCGCCGATCTACAAACAAGAGGAtccaagaagaaatgatgaagatgaagattgaaTGGACGCGAGGGAAGAAGGGCGACGTCAGCTTCATCGACATGGACGGAGTCCTGAGGGGAGATGCAGCATTCGAcgtggatggcgtgcacctgagcGGCAACGGGAACAGGAGGATGGGGGAGCGCCTGCGTGAATGGGTGCGGATGAAGTCACTGTATGCAGTGGGGACAGTTTGA
- the LOC126991737 gene encoding uncharacterized protein LOC126991737 isoform X2 produces the protein MGVSDCGVCGKGVGRGSAGVCCERCEVWCHQPCVDIKTNSRLLQHTLLIFLCLACKNVTKDEWRRDRQKTDKNVQTETSNEEKAVQTTPKDTLEDRGVQTTTVEAPKDTLEDRGVQTTTVEPPKDTLEDRGVQTTTVALPKDTLEDRGVQTTAVAAPKDTLEDRGVQTTAVAAPKDTLEDRGVQTTAVAAPKDTLEDRGVQTTAVAAPKDTLEDRGVQTTAVAAPKDTLEDRGVQTTAVAAPKEDHVEREVQTAETLKERPDQATETARPRRTTEMKVKRAPIRIIGDSMMKNAHWHVKCNMDGSGCTSMSGAQIRNIKKRVQHDAGDLKDGLLIVQGGGNALEYVGQEDTVKDVVDSVKAVEGKGMKVAVVGIMRRPREGPQYERLRRSTNKRIQEEMMKMKIEWTRGKKGDVSFIDMDGVLRGDAAFDVDGVHLSGNGNRRMGERLREWVRMKSLYAVGTV, from the exons ATGGGTGTGAGTGACTGTGGCGTGTGTGGCAAGGGAGTGGGCAGGGGCAGCGCCGGTGTGTGCTGCGAGAGGTGTGAGGTGTGGTGCCACCAGCCGTGCGTGGACATCAAGACCAACTCGCGGCTCCTGCAGCACACCCTGCTCATCTTCCTATGCCTGGCGTGCAAGAACGTGACGAAGGACGAGTGGCGAAGAGACAGGCAGAAGACGGACAAGAACGTGCAGACGGAGACCAGCAACGAGGAGAAGGCAGTCCAGACgacccccaaggacaccctggaggacagaggtgtccagacgaccaccgtggaggcccccaaggacaccctggaggacagaggAGTCCAGACGACTACCGTGGAGCCCCCCAAg gacaccctggaggacaggggagtccagacgaccaccgtggctctccccaaggacaccctggaggacaggggagtccagacaacagctgtggctgcccccaaggacaccctggaggacaggggagtccagacaacagctgtggctgcccccaaggacaccctggaggacaggggagtccagacaacagccgtggctgcccccaaggacaccctggaggacaggggagtccagacaacagccgtggctgcccccaaggacaccctggaggacaggggagtccagacaacagccgtggctgcccccaaggacaccctggaggacaggggagtccagacaacagccgtggctgcccccaaggagGACCATGTGGAGAGAGAGGTTCAGACTGCTGAGACCCTCAAGGAAAGACCAGACCAAGCGACAGAAACAGCAAGGCCTAGACGGACaacagaaatgaaggtgaagagggcCCCCATCCGTATCATTGGAGACAGTATGATGAAGAATGCGCACTGGCACGTTAAGTGCAACATGGACGGCAGTGGCTGCACCAGCATGAGTGGTGCCCAGATCaggaacatcaagaaaagagtgCAGCATGATGCGGGCGACTTGAAAGACGGACTGCtgatcgtccagggtggtgggaaCGCCCTGGAGTACGTCGGACAGGAAGACACAGTGAAGGATGTAGTAGACTCTGTGAAggcagtggaaggaaaaggaatgaaggttgCAGTTGTGGGAATTATGAGACGCCCAAGGGAAGGACCACAGTACGAGAGACTGCGCCGATCTACAAACAAGAGGAtccaagaagaaatgatgaagatgaagattgaaTGGACGCGAGGGAAGAAGGGCGACGTCAGCTTCATCGACATGGACGGAGTCCTGAGGGGAGATGCAGCATTCGAcgtggatggcgtgcacctgagcGGCAACGGGAACAGGAGGATGGGGGAGCGCCTGCGTGAATGGGTGCGGATGAAGTCACTGTATGCAGTGGGGACAGTTTGA
- the LOC126991737 gene encoding uncharacterized protein LOC126991737 isoform X1 yields the protein MGVSDCGVCGKGVGRGSAGVCCERCEVWCHQPCVDIKTNSRLLQHTLLIFLCLACKNVTKDEWRRDRQKTDKNVQTETSNEEKAVQTTPKDTLEDRGVQTTTVEAPKDTLEDRGVQTTTVEPPKDTLEDRGVQTTTVAAPKDTLEDRGVQTTTVALPKDTLEDRGVQTTAVAAPKDTLEDRGVQTTAVAAPKDTLEDRGVQTTAVAAPKDTLEDRGVQTTAVAAPKDTLEDRGVQTTAVAAPKDTLEDRGVQTTAVAAPKEDHVEREVQTAETLKERPDQATETARPRRTTEMKVKRAPIRIIGDSMMKNAHWHVKCNMDGSGCTSMSGAQIRNIKKRVQHDAGDLKDGLLIVQGGGNALEYVGQEDTVKDVVDSVKAVEGKGMKVAVVGIMRRPREGPQYERLRRSTNKRIQEEMMKMKIEWTRGKKGDVSFIDMDGVLRGDAAFDVDGVHLSGNGNRRMGERLREWVRMKSLYAVGTV from the exons ATGGGTGTGAGTGACTGTGGCGTGTGTGGCAAGGGAGTGGGCAGGGGCAGCGCCGGTGTGTGCTGCGAGAGGTGTGAGGTGTGGTGCCACCAGCCGTGCGTGGACATCAAGACCAACTCGCGGCTCCTGCAGCACACCCTGCTCATCTTCCTATGCCTGGCGTGCAAGAACGTGACGAAGGACGAGTGGCGAAGAGACAGGCAGAAGACGGACAAGAACGTGCAGACGGAGACCAGCAACGAGGAGAAGGCAGTCCAGACgacccccaaggacaccctggaggacagaggtgtccagacgaccaccgtggaggcccccaaggacaccctggaggacagaggAGTCCAGACGACTACCGTGGAGCCCCCCAAg gacaccctggaggacaggggagtccagacgaccaccgtggctgcccccaaggacaccctggaggacaggggagtccagacgaccaccgtggctctccccaaggacaccctggaggacaggggagtccagacaacagctgtggctgcccccaaggacaccctggaggacaggggagtccagacaacagctgtggctgcccccaaggacaccctggaggacaggggagtccagacaacagccgtggctgcccccaaggacaccctggaggacaggggagtccagacaacagccgtggctgcccccaaggacaccctggaggacaggggagtccagacaacagccgtggctgcccccaaggacaccctggaggacaggggagtccagacaacagccgtggctgcccccaaggagGACCATGTGGAGAGAGAGGTTCAGACTGCTGAGACCCTCAAGGAAAGACCAGACCAAGCGACAGAAACAGCAAGGCCTAGACGGACaacagaaatgaaggtgaagagggcCCCCATCCGTATCATTGGAGACAGTATGATGAAGAATGCGCACTGGCACGTTAAGTGCAACATGGACGGCAGTGGCTGCACCAGCATGAGTGGTGCCCAGATCaggaacatcaagaaaagagtgCAGCATGATGCGGGCGACTTGAAAGACGGACTGCtgatcgtccagggtggtgggaaCGCCCTGGAGTACGTCGGACAGGAAGACACAGTGAAGGATGTAGTAGACTCTGTGAAggcagtggaaggaaaaggaatgaaggttgCAGTTGTGGGAATTATGAGACGCCCAAGGGAAGGACCACAGTACGAGAGACTGCGCCGATCTACAAACAAGAGGAtccaagaagaaatgatgaagatgaagattgaaTGGACGCGAGGGAAGAAGGGCGACGTCAGCTTCATCGACATGGACGGAGTCCTGAGGGGAGATGCAGCATTCGAcgtggatggcgtgcacctgagcGGCAACGGGAACAGGAGGATGGGGGAGCGCCTGCGTGAATGGGTGCGGATGAAGTCACTGTATGCAGTGGGGACAGTTTGA